The Erythrolamprus reginae isolate rEryReg1 chromosome 3, rEryReg1.hap1, whole genome shotgun sequence genome contains a region encoding:
- the PI16 gene encoding peptidase inhibitor 16 isoform X2, whose protein sequence is MTGKLDLETAVKDWFIEYEYFNYSTLACQEGEMCGHYTQVVWATSERIGCETTFCETLELINDTDMHLLVCNYQPPGNYRGVKPYIEGPPCSMCPDGYFCRNKLCDSTADVTETTVPPTAPELETATILTASPDLQSIETVSPAGSEPPTMDSEDTTPDSESDTEALQTATDGIDESLMTATWSLVNLIPSSTSPETETEKSTGTERPTSADVLITTQASLVKTERPATTLTTTKTPSIPTPPSVPKPPSIPKPPSVSKPRPEHKPDIMHKPPSDPKSRFVTKPPFITKPQFFPKPPHVPIKRPISKKPARHRLMAYSEIIQRRSNSFQSTAGKEASISVCLPCLGCKQISQPEEIKAALHDLTLRYPYVPCFGSLPRWQRHSKCSWCGHTRNNALRNTRPYWLYSS, encoded by the exons ATGACTGGAAAACTGGATCTGGAGACAGCGGTGAAAGATTGGTTTATTGAGTACGAGTATTTTAATTACAGCACATTGGCATGTCAAGAGGGAGAAATGTGTGGTCATTACACCCAG GTAGTTTGGGCCACCAGTGAGCGTATTGGCTGTGAGACAACATTCTGTGAAACCCTGGAATTGATAAATGATACTGACATGCATTTGTTGGTCTGCAATTACCAACCCCC GGGAAATTATAGGGGAGTTAAGCCATATATTGAGGGGCCTCCATGTTCCATGTGCCCGGATGGCTACTTCTGCAGGAACAAACTCTGTG ATTCCACTGCTGATGTAACAGAAACTACTGTACCACCCACTGCTCCTGAGCTGGAAACAGCTACTATCTTAACTGCAAGCCCAGATTTGCAGTCCATCGAAACAGTTTCACCAGCAGGATCAGAACCTCCCACAATGGACAGTGAAGACACCACTCCAGACTCAGAATCTGACACAGAAGCACTGCAGACAGCCACGGATGGGATTGATGAATCCTTGATGACCGCAACCTGGTCTTTGGTGAACTTAATCCCATCTTCTACTTCTCCTGAAACAGAAACTGAAAAATCGACTGGCACAGAGCGTCCAActtctgctgatgtcttaatcaCAACCCAAGCATCCTTGGTCAAAACTGAGCGCCCTGCAACTACTCTCACAACTACAAAGACCCCCTCCATTCCCACACCGCCATCTGTGCCCAAGCCGCCCTCCATTCCAAAGCCTCCCTCTGTGTCCAAGCCACGCCCTGAGCACAAGCCAGATATCATGCACAAGCCGCCCTCCGACCCTAAGTCCCGCTTCGTAACTAAGCCCCCCTTCATCACTAAGCCTCAATTTTTCCCCAAGCCACCCCATGTCCCCATTAAACGCCCCATCTCTAAAAAACCAGCACGCCATCGTTTGATGGCCTATTCTGAAATCATACAGAGACGCAGCAATTCTTTCCAGTCTACTGCAGGTAAGGAAGCCTCCATATCTGTCTGCCTGCCCTGCCTTGGGTGTAAACAGATCAGCCAACCGGAGGAGATAAAGGCTGCCCTTCATGACCTGACCTTAAGATATCCCTATGTACCTTGCTTTGGCTCCCTTCCCCGATGGCAAAGACATAGCAAGTGCAGTTGGTGTGGGCACACTCGAAACAATGCTCTTAGAAACACCAGGCCTTACTGGCTCTACAGTTCATAG